In Toxoplasma gondii ME49 chromosome X, whole genome shotgun sequence, a single genomic region encodes these proteins:
- the ROP8 gene encoding rhoptry protein ROP8 (encoded by transcript TGME49_215775~Gene product name based on ToxoDB Community Expert Annotation.~Signal peptide predicted by SignalP 2.0 HMM (probability 0.886) with cleavage site probability 0.656 at residue 35~Predicted trans-membrane domain (TMHMM2.0):12-35), translated as MFSVLRNRNMRHGPSIGSSSCLIWLAAAFFVSALGHVQQGAGVVRPRHWQNSEAAVSVRSPGGASPRPFHSPIEPVAFIDGEHDEDKHEGSWLEQEAAEDVTPLPDSHTEAQTQSPSAFRRLTRRLRFWRRGVTGGSDAGEEAPQTPRPSLRTRILQYLRRVGTFFRRDIPAAALRFFRRFRRVRQPVFPPDEFPEDVDTNPIYFRGTDPGDVVIEELFNRIPQANVRTTSEYMQSAADSLVSTSLWNTGQPFRVESELGERPRTLVRGTVLGQEDPYAYLEATDQETGESFEVHVPYFTERPPSNAIKQMKEEVLRLRLLRGIKNQKQAKVHLRFIFPFDLVKDPQKKKMIRVRLDERDMWVLSRFFLYPRMQSNLQTFGEVLLSHSSTHKSLVHHARLQLTLQVIRLLASLHHYGLVHTYLRPVDIVLDQRGGVFLTGFEHLVRDGARVVSSVSRGFEPPELEARRATISYHRDRRTLMTFSFDAWALGLVIYWIWCADLPITKDAALGGSEWIFRSCKNIPQPVRALLEGFLRYPKEDRLLPLQAMETPEYEQLRTELSAVLPLYQTDGEPA; from the coding sequence ATGTTTTCTGTGTTACGTAACCGCAACATGAGACACGGTCCCTCGATTGGATCGTCATCATGTCTTATCTGGCTAGCTGCCGCATTCTTTGTTTCGGCACTTGGCCACGTACAGCAAGGCGCTGGCGTTGTGCGGCCTCGCCACTGGCAGAACTCGGAAGCCGCTGTTAGTGTCCGGTCgccgggaggcgcgtccccTAGACCTTTCCACAGCCCAATTGAGCCAGTAGCATTTATTGATGGGGAGCACGATGAAGACAAGCATGAAGGCTCATGGTTGGAGCAGGAAGCGGCCGAGGATGTGACCCCTTTACCGGACAGCCACACAGAGGCCCAGACACAGTCCCCCAGTGCTTTTAGAAGGTTAACCAGGCGTTTGCGTTTTTGGCGACGTGGGGTGACAGGCGGATCAGAtgctggagaagaggcgcctcAGACGCCTCGACCTTCACTACGTACACGAATACTTCAGTACTTGCGGCGTGTGGGAACATTTTTCAGACGAGACATTCCAGCGGCAGCACTTCGATTCTTCAGGCGCTTTCGACGAGTCCGCCAACCTGTATTCCCTCCCGACGAGTTTCCGGAGGATGTCGACACGAACCCTATTTATTTCCGTGGTACGGATCCTGGAGACGTTGTCATTGAGGAGCTGTTCAATCGTATACCGCAAGCAAACGTACGGACTACAAGTGAATACATGCAGTCCGCAGCTGACAGTCTAGTGTCCACATCGTTGTGGAATACTGGACAGCCCTTCCGCGTAGAGTCGGAGCTTGGCGAGCGTCCAAGGACGCTAGTCAGGGGCACAGTGCTCGGCCAGGAAGACCCTTATGCATATCTCGAGGCGACCGaccaggagacaggagaatcATTTGAGGTGCACGTTCCATATTTCACGGAACGGCCGCCTTCCAACGCGATCAAGCAGATGAAGGAGGAGGTGCTGCGCCTACGCTTGCTACGAGGCATCAAAAACCAGAAGCAAGCCAAGGTGCATCTCAGATTTATATTCCCCTTCGATTTGGTGAAGGAcccacagaaaaagaagatgaTCCGGGTTCGCTTAGATGAGAGGGATATGTGGGTCTTGAGCAGATTCTTTCTGTATCCCCGAATGCAGAGTAACCTTCAGACGTTTGGAGAAGTCCTACTGAGTCATTCCTCAACACACAAGTCCCTCGTGCACCACGCTCGGTTGCAGCTCACGCTTCAGGTCATAAGGCTGCTTGCGAGTCTCCATCACTATGGCCTTGTGCATACCTATTTGAGGCCCGTCGACATCGTCTTGGACCAGCGTGGTGGCGTGTTTTTGACCGGCTTTGAACATCTGGTGCGAGACGGTGCCAGGGTGGTGTCGTCCGTCAGTCGAGGATTCGAACCGCCGGAGCTTGAAGCCAGACGAGCAACCATATCTTACCACAGGGACCGCAGGACGCTGATGACATTTTCGTTTGATGCATGGGCATTGGGGTTGGTGATCTACTGGATTTGGTGCGCCGATTTGCCCATTACCAAGGACGCGGCGCTAGGCGGAAGTGAATGGATCTTTCGAAGCTGCAAGAATATCCCACAGCCAGTCAGAGCTTTGCTTGAGGGATTCTTGCGATACCCGAAAGAGGATCGGCTCCTCCCATTGCAAGCCATGGAAACTCCTGAGTACGAGCAACTGCGCACAGAGCTATCAGCCGTTTTGCCCCTGTATCAAACTGATGGAGAACCGGCATGA
- the ROP2A gene encoding rhoptry protein ROP2A (encoded by transcript TGME49_215785~Gene product name based on ToxoDB Community Expert Annotation.~Signal peptide predicted by SignalP 2.0 HMM (probability 0.963) with cleavage site probability 0.712 at residue 26~Predicted trans-membrane domain (TMHMM2.0):6-29): MENCASVRSSSCLIWLAAAFFVSALGHVQQGAGVVRPRHWQNSEAAVSVRPPGGASPRPFHSPIEPVAFIDGEHVEDKHGGSWLEQEAAEEVTPLLNSHTETPTQSPSAFRRLLRRLRFWRRGRTGGSDGGGEPPQTPRPSLPTRLFQHLRRAAAAIPAAASRFFGRFRRGRLPVFPPDEFPEDVDTNPIYFRGTDPGDVVIEELFNRIPQANVRTTSEYMQSAADSLVSTSLWNTGQPFRVESELGERPRTLVRGTVLGQEDPYAYLEATDQETGESFEVHVPYFTERPPSNAIKQMKEEVLRLRLLRGIKNQKQAKVHLRFIFPFDLVKDPQKKKMIRVRLDERDMWVLSRFFLYPRMQSNLQTFGEVLLSHSSTHKSLVHHARLQLTLQVIRLLASLHHYGLVHTYLRPVDIVLDQRGGVFLTGFEHLVR; encoded by the coding sequence ATGGAAAACTGTGCGTCGGTCAGATCATCGTCGTGTCTTATCTGGCTAGCTGCCGCATTCTTTGTTTCGGCACTTGGCCACGTACAGCAAGGCGCTGGCGTTGTGCGGCCTCGCCACTGGCAGAACTCGGAAGCCGCTGTTAGTGTCCGGCCgccgggaggcgcgtccccTAGACCTTTCCACAGCCCAATTGAGCCAGTAGCATTTATTGATGGGGAGCACGTTGAAGACAAGCATGGAGGCTCATGGCTGGAGCAGGAAGCGGCCGAGGAAGTGACCCCCTTATTGAACAGCCACACAGAGACCCCGACACAGTCCCCCAGTGCTTTTAGAAGGTTACTCAGGCGTTTGCGTTTTTGGCGACGTGGGAGGACAGGCGGATCAGATGGCGGAGGAGAACCACCGCAGACGCCTCGCCCTTCCCTACCGACCCGACTGTTTCAGCATTTGCGGCGTGCGGCAGCAGCAATTCCCGCGGCGGCATCTAGATTCTTTGGGAGATTTCGACGAGGCCGACTACCTGTATTCCCTCCCGACGAGTTTCCGGAGGATGTCGACACGAACCCTATTTATTTCCGTGGTACGGATCCTGGAGACGTTGTCATTGAGGAGCTGTTCAATCGTATACCGCAAGCAAACGTACGGACTACAAGTGAATACATGCAGTCCGCAGCTGACAGTCTAGTGTCCACATCGTTGTGGAATACTGGACAGCCCTTCCGCGTAGAGTCGGAGCTTGGCGAGCGTCCAAGGACGCTAGTCAGGGGCACAGTGCTCGGCCAGGAAGACCCTTATGCATATCTCGAGGCGACCGaccaggagacaggagaatcATTTGAGGTGCACGTTCCATATTTCACGGAACGGCCGCCTTCCAACGCGATCAAGCAGATGAAGGAGGAGGTGCTGCGCCTACGCTTGCTACGAGGCATCAAAAACCAGAAGCAAGCCAAGGTGCATCTCAGATTTATATTCCCCTTCGATTTGGTGAAGGAcccacagaaaaagaagatgaTCCGGGTTCGCTTAGATGAGAGGGATATGTGGGTCTTGAGCAGATTCTTTCTGTATCCCCGAATGCAGAGTAACCTTCAGACGTTTGGAGAAGTCCTACTGAGTCATTCCTCAACACACAAGTCCCTCGTGCACCACGCTCGGTTGCAGCTCACGCTTCAGGTCATAAGGCTGCTTGCGAGTCTCCATCACTATGGCCTTGTGCATACCTATTTGAGGCCCGTCGACATCGTCTTGGACCAGCGTGGTGGCGTGTTTTTGACCGGCTTTGAACATCTGGTGCGAG